The following proteins come from a genomic window of Blattabacterium cuenoti:
- the folP gene encoding dihydropteroate synthase — protein sequence MIINCAGTLLHLKKPKIMGIVNLTPDSFYDGGKLCSEYSILQHIETLLNEGSDFIDIGGCSTRPGSKFITEKEEIKRVIKPIRSIMKNFKNVRISIDTFRSEVARIAVEEGAVMINDISGGKLDKNMFPLLEKLKIPYILNHMKGIPENMQKNTYYHENIITEVNNFFSENIYYLKQHRIHDIILDPGFGFGKTLEQNFQLLKHLSLLGFQDYPILVGISRKSMIKFILKTSYEKSLNATSIIHTIALLNGSKFLRVHDVKEAVECIKLIQYYRKIL from the coding sequence ATGATAATTAATTGTGCAGGTACTTTATTACATTTAAAAAAACCAAAAATAATGGGAATTGTAAATTTAACTCCTGACTCGTTTTATGATGGAGGAAAATTGTGTTCGGAATATAGTATATTACAACATATAGAAACCTTATTAAATGAAGGTTCTGATTTTATAGATATTGGAGGTTGTTCCACACGACCAGGATCAAAATTTATAACGGAAAAAGAAGAAATAAAAAGAGTAATAAAGCCTATTCGTAGTATTATGAAAAATTTTAAAAATGTTAGAATATCTATAGATACTTTTCGAAGCGAAGTAGCTAGAATAGCAGTGGAAGAAGGAGCTGTAATGATAAATGATATATCAGGAGGAAAATTAGATAAAAATATGTTTCCTTTGTTAGAAAAACTTAAAATTCCATATATATTAAATCATATGAAAGGAATTCCTGAAAACATGCAAAAAAATACATACTATCATGAAAATATAATAACAGAAGTAAATAATTTTTTTTCTGAAAACATTTACTATTTAAAACAACATAGAATTCATGACATCATTTTAGATCCTGGATTTGGTTTTGGAAAAACACTAGAACAAAACTTTCAATTGTTAAAACACCTATCTTTATTAGGTTTTCAAGATTATCCAATTTTAGTTGGCATTTCTAGGAAATCTATGATCAAATTCATTTTAAAAACTTCTTATGAAAAATCACTAAATGCAACTTCCATTATTCATACTATAGCACTTTTAAATGGATCTAAATTTTTACGTGTACATGATGTAAAAGAAGCAGTAGAATGCATTAAATTAATACAATATTATAGAAAAATTTTATAA
- the tpiA gene encoding triose-phosphate isomerase, which produces MRKKVVIANWKMNYDFHETTSFIRNFLKIVFEKKINHNKEIIIAPSFPFLHILNQISQGTTLNIAAQNIHQKDKGPYTGEVSASMLKSIGVQKVILGHSERRKFFSEKNNVLLEKIKIALKYGLNIIFCVGESFLERSNDQQFEIIKYQLNKTVFDCSSDEIESFYIAYEPIWAIGTGKTATFEQAQTMHEFIRFLFLERYGKRISNQIPILYGGSINDLNAKDLFYQKDIDGGLVGYSSMELKKFLKIVQS; this is translated from the coding sequence ATGAGAAAAAAGGTTGTCATTGCAAATTGGAAAATGAATTATGATTTTCACGAAACGACTTCTTTTATTAGAAATTTTTTAAAAATTGTTTTTGAGAAAAAAATTAATCATAATAAAGAAATTATTATAGCTCCTTCTTTTCCTTTTTTACATATTTTGAATCAAATTTCACAAGGAACAACTTTAAATATTGCGGCTCAAAATATTCATCAAAAGGATAAAGGGCCTTATACAGGAGAAGTATCAGCTTCTATGTTAAAATCGATAGGAGTACAAAAAGTGATACTAGGACATAGTGAACGTAGAAAATTTTTTTCTGAAAAAAATAATGTTTTATTAGAAAAGATAAAAATAGCATTAAAATATGGTTTAAATATTATTTTCTGTGTAGGAGAATCATTTTTGGAAAGATCCAATGATCAACAATTTGAAATTATTAAATATCAATTAAACAAAACTGTTTTCGATTGTTCATCAGATGAAATAGAATCTTTTTATATAGCATATGAACCAATATGGGCTATTGGAACAGGAAAAACGGCTACATTTGAACAAGCTCAAACAATGCATGAATTTATTCGTTTTTTATTTTTAGAAAGATATGGGAAAAGGATCTCTAATCAAATCCCTATTTTATATGGAGGGAGTATTAATGATCTTAACGCAAAAGATCTTTTTTACCAAAAGGATATAGATGGAGGACTTGTAGGTTATTCATCTATGGAACTGAAAAAATTCTTGAAAATTGTTCAATCATGA
- a CDS encoding dihydrolipoamide acetyltransferase family protein: MAEIISMPQLSDTMKEGTVIKWNKKIGDKVSEGDILAEIETDKATQDFEIDVSGVLLFIGVQEGETARVNDVLAIIGKEGENISHIISELQSSKKQEQKKQEIFISPIAKKMAKKIGIPIEKIKGSGDNGRIIKKDIEFYEKSNLNPIQEIKNEKSVKIVHSSIRKKIAEHLTYSKFSAPHYYLFSEINADNLIKFRKNLNNKLSSEEKISFNDIIIKAVAQSLKKHPDMNVSWNDENIIMHSKIHIGVAVAIKDGLIVPVINNADQKSLLEISKEIKEKASRSKSKKIQPEEIENSTFTVSNLGMYGIESFTSIINTPNTSILSIGSIIIRPIVKNYKIEIGNIMKITLSCDHRIIDGAKGSEYIYSLKNFLEDPITILF; this comes from the coding sequence ATGGCAGAAATAATATCCATGCCTCAATTAAGTGATACAATGAAAGAGGGGACTGTAATCAAATGGAATAAAAAAATAGGAGATAAAGTTTCAGAAGGAGATATTTTAGCTGAAATAGAAACCGATAAAGCGACTCAAGATTTTGAAATAGATGTTAGTGGTGTCTTACTTTTTATTGGAGTTCAAGAAGGGGAAACTGCACGTGTCAATGATGTATTAGCTATTATAGGAAAGGAAGGGGAAAATATCAGTCATATTATATCGGAATTACAATCTTCTAAAAAACAAGAACAAAAAAAACAAGAAATATTTATTTCTCCTATAGCGAAAAAAATGGCCAAAAAAATAGGAATTCCTATAGAAAAGATCAAGGGAAGTGGAGATAATGGAAGAATCATTAAAAAAGACATAGAATTTTACGAAAAATCCAATTTAAATCCAATACAGGAAATAAAAAATGAAAAATCCGTTAAAATTGTTCATTCTTCTATAAGAAAAAAAATAGCGGAACATTTAACTTATTCCAAATTTTCTGCTCCACATTATTATTTATTTAGTGAAATTAATGCGGATAATTTAATTAAATTTAGAAAAAATTTAAATAATAAACTTTCTTCAGAAGAAAAAATATCATTTAATGATATTATTATAAAAGCAGTGGCTCAATCTTTGAAAAAACATCCTGATATGAATGTATCATGGAACGATGAAAATATCATAATGCATTCCAAAATTCATATTGGAGTAGCTGTCGCTATTAAAGACGGATTGATAGTTCCTGTTATTAACAATGCAGATCAAAAATCATTATTAGAAATTTCCAAAGAAATAAAAGAGAAAGCTTCACGTTCAAAATCAAAAAAAATACAACCAGAAGAAATAGAAAATAGTACTTTCACAGTTTCAAATTTAGGAATGTATGGAATCGAATCTTTTACTTCTATTATTAACACCCCTAATACATCCATATTATCTATAGGATCTATTATAATACGTCCAATCGTTAAAAATTATAAAATTGAAATAGGAAACATCATGAAAATTACATTATCTTGTGATCATAGAATTATAGACGGAGCTAAAGGAAGTGAATATATTTATTCCCTTAAAAATTTTTTAGAAGATCCTATCACTATTTTATTTTAA
- a CDS encoding sigma-70 family RNA polymerase sigma factor, with protein sequence MRQLKITKQVTNRESESLDKYLHEIGKIPLLTPEEEVEYARRAREGDDTAIDKLINANLRFVVSVAKQYQNQGLSLCDLINEGNLGLIKGILRFDETRGFKCISYVVWWIRQAILQAIAEQSRSIRQPTNKLALLNKILKTLAQLEQELQRAPSAKEIAEYLNMNEKDVEESIKNSGRHVSMDAPLVEGEDSNLYDLVRSDESPRPDEHLEKESLRKDIKRILETLSERERRVIILHFGLNGSPPMTLEEVGQSCDLTRERVRQIESIALKRLKHSSRSKILKPYLG encoded by the coding sequence ATGAGACAACTTAAAATTACTAAACAAGTCACAAATCGTGAATCTGAATCGTTAGATAAATATCTCCATGAAATAGGAAAAATTCCATTACTAACTCCAGAAGAAGAAGTAGAATACGCTCGTAGAGCAAGAGAAGGGGATGATACTGCTATAGATAAACTTATCAATGCAAATTTACGTTTTGTTGTTTCTGTTGCTAAACAATATCAAAATCAAGGATTAAGTTTGTGTGATTTAATTAATGAAGGAAATTTAGGTTTGATAAAAGGAATATTACGTTTTGATGAAACAAGAGGTTTTAAATGTATTTCTTATGTTGTATGGTGGATTAGACAAGCAATTTTACAAGCTATTGCTGAACAATCACGTTCTATTAGACAACCTACAAATAAATTAGCTCTATTAAACAAAATCCTAAAAACTCTTGCTCAATTAGAACAAGAATTGCAAAGAGCTCCTTCTGCAAAAGAAATAGCAGAATATTTAAATATGAATGAAAAAGATGTTGAAGAGTCTATAAAAAACTCAGGAAGACATGTTTCAATGGATGCTCCATTGGTAGAAGGAGAAGATTCAAATTTATATGATTTAGTTCGATCTGATGAATCTCCTCGTCCAGATGAACATTTGGAAAAAGAATCTTTACGTAAAGATATCAAAAGAATTTTAGAAACTTTAAGTGAAAGAGAACGTCGTGTAATTATTTTACATTTTGGATTAAATGGATCCCCACCCATGACTTTAGAAGAAGTAGGTCAATCTTGTGATTTAACAAGAGAACGAGTCAGACAAATTGAAAGTATAGCTTTAAAAAGACTCAAACATTCTTCTAGAAGTAAAATATTAAAACCTTATTTAGGATAA
- the pdhA gene encoding pyruvate dehydrogenase (acetyl-transferring) E1 component subunit alpha, with amino-acid sequence MKEITTKTYIKWFKDMSFWRKFEDKCRSLYLKQKIRGFLHLYNGQEAVPAGLSHAMDLSKDKIITAYRCHIIPISMGVDPKKVMAELLGKKTGTSHGIGGSMHIFSRQYRFYGGHGIVGGQIPLGAGIAFADKYFNRDAVTLTIMGDGAVRQGSLHETFNMSMIWKLPVVFICENNKYAMGTSVRRSSSIEEIYKIGKAYGMPSYPVDGMDPEKIAQAASSAIERARKGEGSTFLEMKTYRYRGHSMSDSELYRNKEEVNLYKKKDPILKLKNTIIQNKWETIENLNIIENKVKKKVESCVEFAEQSDFPSLEEMYNVVYHEKNYPFIDR; translated from the coding sequence ATGAAAGAAATTACCACAAAAACCTATATCAAGTGGTTCAAAGACATGTCTTTTTGGAGAAAATTTGAGGACAAATGTCGTTCCCTATACTTAAAACAAAAAATTAGAGGATTTTTGCATTTGTATAATGGACAAGAAGCGGTCCCTGCTGGATTAAGTCATGCAATGGATTTATCTAAAGATAAAATTATAACCGCTTACAGATGCCATATTATTCCTATTTCTATGGGAGTAGATCCAAAAAAAGTCATGGCAGAACTGTTAGGAAAAAAAACAGGTACTTCTCATGGAATAGGAGGTTCTATGCATATTTTTAGCAGACAATATCGTTTTTATGGAGGACATGGAATTGTAGGGGGACAAATTCCGTTAGGGGCTGGAATTGCTTTTGCTGATAAGTATTTTAATAGAGATGCGGTCACTTTAACTATTATGGGAGATGGAGCTGTAAGACAAGGGTCTTTGCATGAAACATTTAATATGTCTATGATATGGAAACTTCCTGTTGTCTTTATATGTGAGAATAATAAATATGCTATGGGGACTTCTGTAAGAAGAAGCAGTTCTATAGAAGAAATTTATAAAATAGGAAAGGCATATGGTATGCCTTCTTATCCTGTGGATGGAATGGATCCAGAAAAAATAGCACAAGCGGCTTCTTCTGCCATAGAAAGAGCTAGAAAAGGAGAAGGATCAACTTTTTTAGAGATGAAAACATATAGATATAGAGGACATTCTATGTCTGATTCTGAGTTATATCGTAATAAAGAGGAAGTGAATTTGTATAAAAAAAAAGATCCTATTTTAAAATTAAAAAATACGATCATACAGAATAAATGGGAAACTATAGAAAATTTGAATATAATAGAAAATAAAGTAAAAAAAAAGGTAGAATCCTGTGTTGAATTTGCAGAACAATCCGATTTTCCTTCTTTAGAAGAAATGTATAATGTTGTTTATCATGAAAAAAATTATCCTTTTATAGATAGATAA
- a CDS encoding TerC family protein, producing the protein MNIEKSIEEIIHHPILSLSIIGNLFLIESILSIDNAAILASIILNLKKKDRKKAIKYGIIGAYFFRGLCLLFASILIKIWWLKPLGGIYLIFVGLKHFFIKKNVFHLKNEKKQDSFWKVIFIIEIMDLAFSIDNIFASVALSENLILIFLGVCIGIFSMRLIAQFFVQLMDKIPELKHSSFLVIIILGIKLIFFSKKYVPDFFLFFFSEKIFSLLTFSIFIFPIFLSWIKKIIKKLK; encoded by the coding sequence ATGAATATAGAAAAAAGCATTGAAGAAATCATTCATCATCCTATTTTATCTCTTTCTATTATAGGAAACTTATTTTTAATAGAAAGTATTTTATCTATAGATAATGCAGCTATATTAGCTTCTATAATTCTAAATCTTAAAAAAAAAGATAGAAAAAAAGCTATAAAATATGGAATTATTGGTGCTTATTTTTTTAGAGGTTTATGTCTATTATTTGCTTCCATATTGATAAAAATATGGTGGTTAAAACCATTAGGAGGAATATATTTGATTTTTGTAGGATTGAAACATTTTTTTATAAAAAAAAATGTTTTTCATTTAAAAAATGAAAAAAAACAAGACTCTTTTTGGAAAGTTATTTTCATTATAGAAATAATGGATTTAGCTTTTTCCATTGATAATATTTTTGCTTCTGTTGCTTTATCAGAAAACTTGATATTAATTTTTTTAGGTGTATGTATAGGAATTTTTTCCATGAGATTGATTGCACAATTTTTTGTTCAATTAATGGATAAAATTCCAGAATTAAAACATTCTTCTTTTCTTGTAATCATTATTCTCGGAATCAAGCTCATTTTTTTTTCAAAAAAATATGTTCCTGATTTTTTTTTATTTTTTTTTTCAGAGAAAATATTTTCTTTATTAACTTTTTCAATATTTATATTTCCCATTTTTTTATCATGGATAAAAAAAATAATAAAGAAATTAAAATAA
- a CDS encoding diadenylate cyclase, with translation MKISFIDILDISLVTIILFQVYRLVYKTAALNIFYGIIATFIFWKVVEIYKMKLLSIVISAFFKGGFLALIIVFQPEIRKFLLIVGSKIFFKKFIFSIFKKSGVSMKTETIDSIVNACAIFSGDKTGVLIVIQLHQDLKEFIQNGDEMDAKVNISILESIFYKNSPLHDGAVVIIGNKIIKTRAILPVSYNKEIPSRLGLRHRAAIGLSEKTDAICIVISEETGYISYIKDQKRTVINNINNLKMKLEEDLL, from the coding sequence TTGAAAATTTCTTTTATTGATATTTTAGATATTTCTTTAGTAACCATTATACTATTTCAAGTATACAGATTGGTTTACAAAACTGCTGCTTTAAATATTTTTTATGGTATCATTGCTACTTTTATTTTCTGGAAAGTAGTAGAAATTTATAAAATGAAACTTCTTAGCATAGTTATAAGTGCTTTTTTTAAAGGAGGATTTTTAGCTTTAATCATTGTATTTCAACCAGAAATTAGAAAATTTCTACTTATAGTCGGTAGTAAAATTTTTTTCAAAAAATTTATATTTTCTATCTTTAAAAAATCAGGAGTTTCAATGAAAACTGAAACTATAGATAGCATTGTAAATGCTTGTGCGATTTTTTCAGGAGATAAAACAGGAGTTTTAATTGTCATTCAATTACATCAAGATTTAAAAGAATTCATCCAAAATGGAGATGAAATGGATGCTAAAGTGAATATTTCTATTTTAGAAAGCATTTTCTATAAAAATAGTCCATTACATGATGGAGCTGTAGTTATTATAGGAAACAAAATTATAAAAACAAGAGCCATTCTTCCTGTTTCTTATAATAAAGAAATTCCATCCCGTTTAGGATTAAGACATAGAGCTGCCATTGGTTTATCTGAAAAAACGGATGCTATATGTATTGTGATATCCGAAGAAACCGGTTATATCTCTTACATTAAGGATCAAAAAAGAACTGTCATCAATAATATTAATAATTTAAAAATGAAACTTGAAGAAGATTTACTTTAA
- a CDS encoding UDP-N-acetylmuramoyl-tripeptide--D-alanyl-D-alanine ligase, whose product MNIQNIYQLYSISSGIEINSKKVKKGSIFIALKGKNFDGNQFVDEAISNGAILAIVDYKRSVCSKQQKIVSVENTLYFLHELAMYHRYKLHYIPIIVITGSNGKTTTKELTVSILSKKYKKVHYTKNNFNNHIGIPLTILSMPVDAQISVMEMGANHEKEIEKMCSIINPDYGYITNFGKAHLEGFKSIEGVIRSKLELYNFLKKNNKLVFINGDDSVQLSNSTEMNRYIFSGRKKEKSDINVQYIWKKNSIQSSLSIQNIEIVPSLIGDYNLYNIASAISIGTYFKVPLKKIKEAVEEYVPNNYRSQILTKNNVKIIVDCYNANPTSMIEALTFFNKIQGKKIVILGDMLELGLFSHNEHEKIISFIKKSNIYIAFLIGNIFFNTQKTSYKIKKFMEKNFFVEWIKKYSIQKTDYILIKGSRRIALESIIDLI is encoded by the coding sequence ATGAATATTCAAAACATATATCAATTATATTCTATTTCTTCTGGTATAGAAATAAACAGTAAAAAAGTGAAAAAAGGATCTATTTTTATAGCTTTAAAAGGAAAAAATTTTGATGGAAATCAATTTGTAGATGAAGCCATTTCAAATGGAGCAATACTAGCTATAGTAGATTACAAAAGATCTGTTTGTTCCAAACAACAAAAAATTGTTTCTGTAGAAAATACATTATATTTTCTACATGAATTAGCAATGTATCATAGATATAAATTACATTACATTCCTATTATAGTTATCACTGGAAGTAATGGAAAAACAACGACAAAAGAACTTACTGTCTCCATTCTTTCTAAGAAATATAAAAAAGTTCATTACACCAAAAATAATTTTAATAATCATATAGGAATTCCATTAACTATCCTTTCCATGCCTGTGGATGCACAAATATCTGTAATGGAAATGGGAGCAAATCATGAAAAAGAAATAGAAAAAATGTGCTCTATTATTAATCCAGATTATGGATATATTACCAATTTTGGAAAAGCTCATTTAGAAGGATTTAAAAGTATAGAAGGAGTCATACGAAGCAAATTAGAATTATATAATTTTTTAAAAAAAAATAATAAATTAGTATTTATTAATGGAGATGATTCTGTACAATTATCTAATAGTACGGAAATGAATAGATATATATTTTCAGGAAGAAAAAAAGAAAAATCGGATATAAATGTTCAATATATATGGAAAAAAAATAGTATACAATCTTCTTTATCTATTCAAAACATAGAAATTGTTCCTTCTTTAATAGGAGATTACAATTTATATAATATCGCTTCTGCTATCTCTATTGGAACATATTTTAAAGTTCCTTTAAAAAAAATAAAAGAAGCAGTAGAAGAATATGTTCCTAATAATTATCGTTCTCAAATTTTGACAAAAAATAATGTAAAAATTATTGTAGATTGTTATAACGCAAATCCGACTAGTATGATAGAAGCTCTTACCTTTTTTAACAAAATACAAGGAAAAAAAATCGTGATATTAGGAGATATGTTAGAATTAGGATTATTTTCTCATAATGAACATGAAAAAATTATTTCTTTTATAAAAAAAAGCAATATTTACATTGCTTTTTTAATTGGAAATATTTTTTTTAACACCCAAAAAACTTCATATAAAATAAAAAAATTTATGGAAAAAAATTTTTTTGTTGAATGGATTAAAAAATACTCTATTCAAAAAACGGATTATATTCTGATTAAAGGATCTAGAAGGATTGCATTAGAAAGTATTATTGATTTAATTTAA
- a CDS encoding ABC transporter ATP-binding protein — translation MNALEKILAYSKPYKYHYIINISCNFLYSLFSVISIISISPVLSILFESSQNKNKTTFFNSFSVSFDFIFKYFHDYIKILSYKYGKINTLAIFCIFIIFIFLIRNIFRYLAEYFLIGIKTSIVRNIRNDFHKKILSLPIIFFSNKRNGDLMSRLSNDVNEIEISIVSSLANLISSPIMVFFHLLTLFLMSYKLTLLAFLLLPLMGIFLSIIGNSLKKDARGAQNQLGKLFSVIEETLNSTKIINIFNAENQMQNNFERVSECQKILSARVNRKKELASPMSEFFGSITMILIIWYGGKLFLENKGMEPEILFSFIGLFFQIINPAKNLVNSISNIQKGRAAAERIVEILNTKCLLNETIRYKSIFHFENEILFRNVSFTYNKLILIQNLNFSLKKGKTVVLVGRSGSGKSTIANLLVNFYNVTSGEITVDGTNIKYLKIQDYRKLLGIVTQEPVLFNDSVFNNITLGIEKKISMNSVVKAAKIANAHCFIENLPKGYDTIIGYNGNKLSLGQKQRISIARAVFKDPPIMILDEATSSLDTESEISVQKALNKMMKNRTSLVIAHKLSSSIIQNADHIIVLEKGKIIEQGKHNTLISKKGTYSKFISLQSFF, via the coding sequence ATGAATGCACTTGAAAAAATTTTAGCTTATTCAAAGCCTTATAAATATCATTATATCATTAATATATCATGTAATTTTTTATATTCTTTATTTTCAGTTATATCCATAATATCTATTTCACCTGTATTAAGTATTTTATTTGAATCTTCTCAAAACAAAAATAAAACAACATTTTTTAATTCTTTTAGTGTCTCTTTTGATTTTATTTTTAAATACTTCCATGATTATATAAAAATATTATCATATAAATATGGAAAAATCAATACTTTAGCTATATTTTGCATATTTATTATTTTCATTTTTTTAATTCGAAACATTTTTCGATATTTAGCAGAATATTTTTTAATAGGAATAAAAACTTCTATAGTTAGAAATATTCGAAACGATTTTCATAAAAAAATACTTTCATTACCTATAATTTTTTTTTCAAATAAAAGGAATGGAGATTTAATGTCTAGATTATCTAATGATGTAAATGAAATAGAGATCTCTATTGTGAGTTCTTTGGCTAATTTGATTAGTTCTCCCATTATGGTTTTTTTTCATTTATTAACTTTATTTTTAATGAGTTATAAATTAACTTTACTTGCTTTTCTATTGCTTCCTTTAATGGGCATTTTTTTATCTATTATAGGAAATAGTTTAAAAAAAGATGCAAGAGGAGCTCAAAATCAATTAGGAAAATTATTTTCTGTTATAGAAGAAACTTTAAATTCTACTAAGATTATAAATATTTTCAATGCTGAAAATCAAATGCAAAACAATTTTGAACGAGTATCTGAATGTCAGAAAATCCTTTCTGCTCGTGTTAATAGAAAGAAAGAATTAGCTTCTCCTATGAGCGAATTTTTCGGTTCGATTACCATGATTTTAATTATTTGGTACGGAGGAAAACTGTTTTTGGAAAACAAAGGAATGGAACCAGAAATACTTTTTTCTTTTATAGGACTATTTTTTCAAATTATTAATCCAGCGAAAAATTTAGTTAATTCTATCTCAAATATTCAAAAAGGGAGAGCAGCTGCAGAACGTATTGTAGAAATATTGAATACAAAATGTCTTTTAAATGAAACAATAAGATATAAATCTATTTTTCATTTTGAAAATGAAATTTTATTTCGGAATGTATCATTTACTTACAACAAATTGATATTGATTCAAAATTTAAATTTTTCTTTAAAAAAAGGAAAAACTGTAGTTTTAGTAGGTAGATCTGGTAGTGGAAAATCTACTATAGCCAATCTATTGGTTAATTTTTATAATGTAACATCTGGAGAAATTACTGTAGATGGAACTAATATTAAATATTTAAAAATTCAAGATTATAGAAAACTATTGGGAATTGTAACTCAAGAACCGGTTCTTTTTAATGATTCTGTTTTTAACAATATAACATTAGGAATAGAAAAAAAAATATCTATGAATTCTGTCGTAAAAGCGGCTAAAATTGCTAATGCACATTGTTTTATAGAAAACCTTCCAAAAGGATATGATACAATTATAGGGTATAACGGAAATAAATTATCTTTAGGGCAAAAACAAAGAATAAGTATAGCTCGAGCTGTATTTAAAGATCCTCCAATTATGATTTTGGATGAAGCAACTTCTTCCTTAGATACCGAATCAGAAATTTCGGTTCAAAAAGCTTTAAATAAAATGATGAAAAATAGAACATCTCTTGTAATAGCACATAAATTATCTTCTTCCATTATACAAAATGCAGATCATATTATTGTGTTAGAAAAAGGAAAAATTATAGAACAAGGAAAACACAATACTTTAATTTCAAAAAAAGGAACTTATAGTAAGTTCATATCTCTACAAAGCTTTTTTTAA
- a CDS encoding DUF1599 domain-containing protein, which produces MNFSSTDDLIIHKCRKLFLEKLKDYGISWKFFHNYSIIDQILMKIVRIKNIQSKGYQKIKEEKITDTYIDIVNYLIIILIKFEICSTSHFHKKISNNDVILIYNKKLKEVKNYIDYMDKTFIQFSINNVLKHILFLKKKKEKIGFKELEKFCFKILVEIIFLLKQNF; this is translated from the coding sequence ATGAATTTTTCATCTACTGATGACTTGATTATTCATAAATGTAGAAAACTTTTTTTAGAAAAATTAAAAGATTATGGAATTTCATGGAAATTCTTCCATAATTATTCTATAATAGATCAAATCTTGATGAAAATAGTCCGTATAAAAAATATTCAATCAAAAGGATATCAAAAAATTAAAGAGGAAAAAATAACAGATACATATATAGATATTGTCAATTATTTAATAATCATATTAATAAAATTTGAAATTTGTTCTACATCGCATTTTCATAAAAAAATATCAAATAATGATGTAATTTTGATTTATAATAAAAAACTGAAGGAAGTAAAAAATTATATAGATTATATGGATAAAACTTTTATTCAGTTTTCTATAAATAATGTTTTGAAACATATTTTATTCTTAAAAAAAAAGAAAGAAAAAATTGGATTCAAAGAATTAGAAAAATTTTGTTTTAAAATACTAGTAGAAATCATTTTTTTATTAAAACAAAATTTTTAA